The proteins below are encoded in one region of Belonocnema kinseyi isolate 2016_QV_RU_SX_M_011 chromosome 3, B_treatae_v1, whole genome shotgun sequence:
- the LOC117169413 gene encoding bifunctional transcriptional activator/DNA repair enzyme Ada encodes MFKIQRMSPAEYEAEGFKHKISYGFYKSPFGKCLIGILNNKEKAICHLSFVDGSESEGLKSLKNRWKKNDLILESKEMQNYVNEVFSNFSKGFFADSKNVTYVILKGTDFQIKVWEQLINIPSGSTATYEKVAEAIDKPKAVRAVANAISNNQIGCLIPCHRVFGKNGSNKYEWGVERKDKILKFEKDL; translated from the coding sequence atgTTTAAAATTCAGAGGATGTCACCAGCGGAATATGAAGCAGAAGGCTTCAAACACAAAATATCCTACGGATTTTACAAATCTCCGTTTGGAAAATGTCTGATCGGAAttctgaataataaagaaaaagcaATTTGCCACTTGTCATTCGTCGATGGAAGTGAAAGCGAGGGTCTAAAATCACTGAAAAATCGttggaagaaaaatgacttaatCCTGGAAAGTAAGGAAATGCAAAATTACGTCAACGAagttttttctaacttttccaaAGGATTTTTTGCAGACTCAAAAAATGTTACTTATGTAATCCTAAAAGGAACCGATTTTCAAATCAAGGTTTGGGAGCAACTGATTAATATTCCTTCTGGTTCTACAGCAACCTACGAAAAAGTCGCTGAAGCAATTGATAAGCCAAAAGCAGTTCGTGCAGTTGCAAATGCTATTTCTAATAATCAGATCGGCTGTTTGATTCCATGTCACCGCGTCTTTGGCAAAAATGGAAGTAATAAGTACGAATGGGGAGTCGAACGTAAAGATAAAATACTGAAGTTCGAAAAAGATCTATAG